GTTATTTTCTCACTTTCTACCACCGTTGAGTTGGATGCTTAATTCACAGATGCCCCTTCTTTCTTTGGTAATGGATTGAAGGCTATGGACTCAGTGTGTTCCCAGGAAATTCCCTGAGTAGCCCTGTGAGTCCCAGTAACCAGAGGAAGGTGTCCCTGGGCTGTGACGTCGGACATGAGGGTCACTGTGCACTGACTTTTGCACCATCTTCACTGGAGGGGAAACCAATCAATCTGTCCTGTGTGTCCATGATGGCTCCTCCCACAGACGGGACTCCTCCTGGGAGTGAGGCGCTGCAGGGAGGCTCCAGGGCATCAGAGTCACAGGACCTGGGACCAGGCCAGGACGTGGGGCCAGAGACAGTCCCCTCTGAGCTGCAGGACCAGCTGGGCTCTCAGCTCAAGGCCAAGGGCAGGTGTGTGCTgccaccagcagggggcgctgtgggACCATCCTGTGGTCCCAATGTAGCTGCACATAAAGGACCTTAACCATCAGGAACGTGGGCCTGTGGCTGGGCCCTGTGCTCAGTGATGTGCTGTCTCAGCAGGTGCTTCCTCCCAGGCCCCCCCCAAAGGGTGAGCCCACCTCCATGCACCTCAGTCTGGGGTGTGAgctgagctccagccccagggcccagggaaggGCTGGGCAGTCCCTGGAGAGACGCCCATTTGcatggcagcccctcccctggcagagggtgggggagaaaaggaggcctgggcagcccagccccactgtgggctcagggctgtgagCACCATGGCCTGGACTCCTCTGCTCCTCGCGCTCTTCTCTCACTGCACAGGTAGGGACAGGCCTGGGACCCGgcttcttcccttcctgctcaGGCTCCTGGGAAACGTCCCCTGGTCCCTGCCCATCACTGACAAGTGTCTGTGTCTGCAGGGTCCCTCTCCCAGCCGGTGCTGACTCAGccgccctccctctctgcatCTCCGGGAGCCACAGCCACACTCACCTGCACCTTGAAAGGTGGCTCCAATGTTGGCGTCTATAACATAATCTGGTATCAGCAGAAGCCAGGGAGCCGTCCCCGATATCTCCTGAGATATAAATCAGACTCTGACAAGCACCTGGGCTCCGGGGTCCCCAGCCGCTTCTCTGGATCCAAAGATGCCTCGGCCAAAGCGGGGCTCCTGCTCATCTCGGGGCTGCAGCCTGAGGACGAGGCTGAGTATTTCTGTGCTGCAGAACATGGTGGTGGGATCGACTATGCTTACACACAGTGTCCCATATGACGAGGAAGTGAGACCAAAACCCCTGGGCCAAGAGGTGGTGCCTCTGAGCCTCCATTAGGGAGAAGCTTCTGTGGGGGCCTCTGCCTGGAGATGGTGTTGGACCCACAGTTAAAGGGCCAGTCCCACCAGGTGCCACTCGCAGGTGGGAGGTCCCAGGTTTCACACAACCTCTTGGCCATACAGCAAAGGTTCCCAGGACCCCTCCCTTCGGTTCGATGAATTTGCACCTGAGCCCTCTCCACTTCAAGCGAATGGGGGGCAGGTGTGAGGCTTCCAAGCTTCTGATCCTCCCCGGCCTCTCCAGTGGCCCGTCCTCACCCAGGAGCCCACCCAGCGTCCCCTCATCAGCAAAGGCCGCCTGTCCCCCCAGGGAGTGACAAGGGTTCAGGAGCCTGTGCCGGGGCCAGGGGCCGAGACCAGCGTAAGTTTCCTGTCAGCTCACATCCTGTGTCAGCACCTGCACATGGTCACCCAGACAGCCATGCTCCCCACACATTAATGTCATGTGTGTGAACCCTGTGTCACCACTGACCCATCCTGTCTGATATGTTAGTGTCCACCCTGGTCATGGAcaccaccttctccttctctgatCAAACCCACAGAAGGTTGGTCACAACCAGCACAGACTCTCAgtgccaccctccctccccctcctccctcctctgctgctgcctccctcaccccctcctctccctcgggCTCCTCAGCTCTTAACTCCATCCTCACGGGAGGGTTTCAGGGAAAAATGACAAGTTTCTGCTGTGTTTTCCATTCAGTGAGGTTGTGATGGTTTCTGCGGTAACTGCCCAGACGTTCACGACGTCTGCACACACAGCACAATCTCATATTTGTCACAAAATAGGACAATGAGTCAGAAAGTACAgtagataaagttttatttaaatataaaaattttttaggACAACTAAGAAAATCCTAACAGGAAACACAGGACACAGAAATGCTGATCAGTGCACACGTGATAAAAAGTCAGTTCCTGAAATGAAGGCGCTGTGACACCTTCCACTGGCCACTGTGAGGCCTGAGGAGCCATGATGTGTCTGAGTCCATCGCATCAGATCTCTGTGAACCTGCACATGCAGCTCATGACCTGAAAGGTCTGGTGGAAAGTCCTCCTTTGAACttgcccctgagtgtgttcctggGAAATTCCCTGAGCAGCCCTGTGAGTCCCAGTAACCAGAGGAAGGTGTCCCTGGGCTGTGACGTTGGACATGAGGGTCACTGTGCACTGACTTTTGCACCATCTTCACTGGATGGGAAACCAATCAATCTGTCCTGTGTGTCCATGATGGCTCCTCCCACAGACGGGACTCCTCCTGGGAGTGAGGCGCTGCAGGGAGGCTCCAGGGCATCAGAGTCACAGGACCTGGGACCAGGCCAGGATGTGTGGCCAGAGACAGTCCCTCTGAGCTGCAGGTCCAGCTGGGCTCTCAGCTCAAGGCCAAGGGCAGGTGTGTGCTgccaccagcagggggcgctgtgggACCATCCTGTGGTCCCAATGTAGCTGCACATAAAGGACCTTAACCATCAGGAACGTGGGCCTGTGGCTGGGCCCTGTGCTCAGTGATGTGCTGTCTCAGCAGGTgcttcctcccagggcccccccaAAGGGTGAGCCCACCTCCATGCCCCTCAGTCTCGGGTGtgagctccagccccagggcccagggaaggGCTGGGCAGTCCCTGGAGAGACGCCCATTTGcatggcagcccctcccctggcagagggtgggggagaaaaggaggcctgggcagcccagccccactgtgggctcagggctgtgagcaccatggcctggactcctctgctccttgcgctcctctctcactgcacaggtagggacaggcctgggacccggcttcttcccttcctgctcaGGCTCCTGGGAAACGTCCCCTGGTCCCTGCCCATCACTGACAAGTGTCTGTGTCTGCAGGGTCCCTCTCCCAGCCGGTGCTGACTCAGccgccctccctctctgcatCTCCGGGAGCCACAGCCAGGCTCACCTGCACCCTGAGCAGTGGCTTTAATGTTGGTGGTTACTGGATAGCCTGGTACCAGCAGAAGCCAGGGAGCCGTCCCCGGTATCTCCTGGCCTATAAATCAGACTCAGATAAGAACCAGGGCACCGGGGTCCTCAGCCGCTTCTCTGGATCCAAAGACGCCTCGGCCAATGCGGGGCTCCTCACCATCTCGGGGCTGCAGCCTGAGGACGAGGCCGACTATTACTGCGCTACGTATCATAGTGGTGCTCACAGTGTCTCAGATGACGAGGAAGTGAGACCAAAACCCCTGGCTCCCGCGGTGATGACTGTCTACCCTTGGGTGTCAATCACAGGAGCCCATGCAGAGTCACCTCTTCAGAGCAAAATGTCTGCCCGTCCCCCAGGGAGTGACAAGGGTTCAGGAGCCTGTGCCGGGGCCAGGGGCCGAGACCAGCGAATGTTTCCTATCAGCTCACATCCTGTGTCTGCACCTGCACATGGTCACCCAGACAGCCATGCTCCCCACACATTAATGTCATGTGTGTGAACCCTGTGTCACCACTGACCCATCCTGTCTGATATGTTAGTGTCCACCCTGGTCATGGAcaccaccttctccttctctgatCAAACCCACAGAAGGTTGGTCACAACCAGCACAGACTCTCAgtgacaccctccctccccctcctccctcctctgctgctgctccctcaccccctcctctccctcgggCTCCTCAGCTCTTAACTCCATCCTGACGGGAGGGTTTCAGGGAAAAGTGACAAGTTCCTGCTGtcattgaaaaattaagaaatattaaaggtaAAACAGAAAGAAGAAGAGGGAACTTTCCCTGGAATAATCTGCTTTTTTACCGCCCTGTCCACCCTAAAGGGAGGGTTTCTCAGGCAACAGCTCACTTCTCCAGCATCGTTCCACttgcttcttatttatttactgaattaTTCCCCTTAAGATATCAGTGTCTACAGCACACTGAATATATTAACATTAGTCACATTAGTCCCTAGAGGGTTTCAGGGAAATGTGACAAGTTCCTGCTGTCagtgaaaaattaagaaatatttaatgtaaaaaaagaagaagaggtaaCATTGCCTGGAAAAATTTGCTCTTTAAACTCCCTGTTCACCCTAAAGGGAGGGTTTCTCAGGTAACAGCTCACTTCTCCAGCATCGTTCCTTttgcttcttatttatttactgaattaTTCCCTTATACGGTGTCTGTGTCTACAGCACACTGACTGTGTTAACATTACTCACATTAGGCCTTGGCCAgatttgctcagtgggtagagcatcaggcTACTACCAAAGGGCCCCTGGTTCgatcaggtcaagggcatgtacctccgttgcaggctctttcctgcctgggccctggtcaggactcatgcaggaggcaaccaatcaatgtgtctctctcacatcgatgtttctctgtctctccctctgtctcccactctctctgaacaTCAATGGGaacataccctcgggtgaggatcaacaaacaCACACCAATCTGAGTCCCATTGGAAGTGGTCGCAGCTCTGGCCACACAGGCTTCTAAATCCCTGTGACCAGCCAGCGGCCAGGGCAGAGGACAGGAAGTCAGAGCCATGGACAGGCCAGAGCGTGACTGCGGAAGGAGGGGCAGGAGCCGCGGGGCCCTCTAGGGGCTGTGGCAGTCCCCATGCAGGAATATTAGGGCACCACCGAGCCAGAGCCGGGGACTGTGCAGGGAGAGgggcggccagagggaagtggggccaGACCTCCACGACCAGCCCTTtcctgggcagggctgccagggGGGCGCAGGGCTGCCAGGGGGGCACGGGGCTGCCAGGGGGGCGCAGGGCTGCCACAGTCCACTCTGAGCCCAGCTGTGTgcgcctggcctgcaccctctcctcaTGCTTCCCTCTCACTCCCCAAGGGCTGACCTGTGCCCTGTGTCCCCCAGGCGGCGCTGTGGTAGAAGCCCCTGCTGGCTGCTCCCCAGTAGCTCAGCtgtgccccctcccgccccgcccccagcctcagGCAGGGCTTCTGTGGGAATAAGGCCCCATCTCAGGCTTTTCTCTCT
The sequence above is drawn from the Myotis daubentonii chromosome 19, mMyoDau2.1, whole genome shotgun sequence genome and encodes:
- the LOC132222220 gene encoding immunoglobulin lambda-1 light chain-like, which gives rise to MTEDKEEKDSGEKARKESAGTAGSLSQPVLTQPPSLSASPGATATLTCTLKGGSNVGVYNIIWYQQKPGSRPRYLLRYKSDSDKHLGSGVPSRFSGSKDASAKAGLLLISGLQPEDEAEYFCAAEHGGSLSQPVLTQPPSLSASPGATARLTCTLSSGFNVGGYWIAWYQQKPGSRPRYLLAYKSDSDKNQGTGVLSRFSGSKDASANAGLLTISGLQPEDEADYYCATYHSGAHSVSDDEEAALW